Proteins encoded in a region of the Synechococcus sp. BIOS-U3-1 genome:
- a CDS encoding cryptochrome/photolyase family protein translates to MELTLVYPNQLFADHPSLKPGRPVALIEDPLFFGTDPHWPMQVHRQRLLLHRCSMSVYVEGLQERGFTVLERRHHQAADTQGHLQALFALGYRHFHLADPVDDLLSQRLHRFAERNDCKLNISATPMLLTPDSVINEHFATGRKPLMAKFYEMQRKRLNVLLEADGSPVGGRWSFDADNRKKLPKGIAVPQEPKASSAAVVDRSRQELEQENLPLIGRWDLFAYPLDHDSADAWLQDFLSNRLRDFGAYEDAISTQHRVMWHSVLTPMLNIGLLTPQQILDRTLQRAAEGDVPLNSLEGFIRQIIGWREFMAAMYKLHGVKMRTGNFWNFEDRPIPEAFYQGTTGLPPIDDAIHHALNTGYCHHIERLMLLGNVMLLCGFHPNRVYSWFMELFVDAYDWVMVPNVYGMSQFADGGLFSTKPYLSGSNYVRKMSDYRRGEWCEIWDGLFWSFIKTHENFFRSQFRLAMMARNLDRMDPAVLVAHQRRADGFFESMT, encoded by the coding sequence TTGGAGCTCACCCTCGTTTATCCGAATCAGCTGTTTGCCGATCACCCGAGCTTGAAGCCAGGCCGGCCAGTGGCCCTGATTGAGGATCCGCTCTTCTTCGGCACGGATCCGCACTGGCCGATGCAGGTGCATCGTCAGCGCTTGCTGCTGCATCGATGCTCGATGTCTGTCTATGTAGAAGGCCTTCAAGAACGGGGTTTCACAGTTCTTGAACGTCGCCACCACCAGGCAGCAGACACTCAGGGGCACCTCCAGGCTCTATTCGCCCTGGGTTACAGGCACTTCCATCTGGCGGATCCAGTTGACGATTTGCTGAGTCAACGCCTGCATCGTTTTGCTGAGCGAAACGATTGCAAGCTCAACATCAGCGCAACTCCGATGCTGCTAACACCGGATTCCGTGATCAACGAGCACTTCGCGACCGGACGCAAGCCTCTCATGGCCAAGTTCTATGAAATGCAACGTAAACGCCTAAACGTTCTTCTCGAAGCTGATGGGAGCCCGGTCGGAGGTCGTTGGAGTTTTGACGCCGACAACCGCAAAAAGCTGCCGAAAGGAATCGCTGTTCCTCAGGAACCAAAAGCCAGTTCCGCTGCTGTAGTGGATCGGTCGCGTCAGGAGTTGGAACAGGAGAACCTCCCTTTGATCGGTCGTTGGGATCTGTTCGCTTATCCGCTTGACCATGATTCTGCGGATGCCTGGTTGCAGGACTTTCTGAGCAATCGACTACGGGATTTTGGTGCCTATGAAGACGCCATCAGCACGCAGCATCGGGTGATGTGGCACAGCGTGCTGACCCCAATGCTCAATATCGGCCTGCTGACACCGCAGCAGATTCTCGATCGCACACTTCAAAGGGCCGCGGAGGGGGACGTGCCGCTCAATTCGCTCGAAGGTTTCATTCGCCAGATTATTGGCTGGCGAGAGTTCATGGCGGCGATGTACAAGCTCCATGGGGTGAAGATGCGTACCGGTAATTTCTGGAACTTCGAGGACAGGCCAATCCCCGAGGCCTTCTATCAGGGCACGACTGGTTTGCCCCCGATCGATGACGCTATTCACCATGCTTTGAATACCGGCTATTGCCATCACATCGAGCGATTGATGTTGCTGGGCAATGTGATGCTGCTTTGCGGCTTTCATCCCAACCGTGTCTACAGCTGGTTCATGGAGCTGTTCGTGGACGCCTACGACTGGGTGATGGTCCCCAATGTCTACGGGATGAGTCAATTCGCTGATGGAGGACTGTTCTCGACCAAGCCCTATCTCTCCGGATCGAATTACGTTCGCAAAATGTCGGATTACCGGAGGGGTGAGTGGTGCGAGATCTGGGATGGACTTTTCTGGAGTTTCATCAAGACACACGAGAACTTCTTCCGAAGCCAGTTCCGGCTGGCGATGATGGCTCGCAACCTGGACCGTATGGATCCGGCGGTGTTGGTCGCTCATCAACGCCGGGCTGACGGATTCTTTGAGTCGATGACCTGA
- the hemJ gene encoding protoporphyrinogen oxidase HemJ, with translation MSLPPEAYLWFKTLHIVGVVVWFAGLFYLVRLFIYHVEAEELEPELRVAFQQQYSLMEKRLANIITTPGMVVAVSMAICLLIAQPAWLQQGWMHAKLAFVAALVAYHAFCYRVMAQLQAGTFSWNGKQLRALNELPTLLLVIVVMLVVFKTQFPTSAATWFIVALVVFMAGSIQFYARWRRLRAEAAADEAAAHEAAALKAANSVAGNEAASTEATHAG, from the coding sequence ATGTCGCTTCCTCCTGAGGCCTATCTCTGGTTCAAAACACTGCACATCGTTGGTGTGGTGGTTTGGTTTGCTGGCTTGTTCTATCTAGTGAGGCTGTTCATCTATCACGTCGAAGCTGAAGAACTGGAACCAGAGCTGCGGGTGGCGTTCCAACAGCAGTACAGCTTGATGGAGAAACGCCTTGCCAACATCATCACGACCCCAGGGATGGTGGTTGCCGTATCGATGGCGATCTGTCTGTTGATCGCTCAGCCTGCGTGGCTTCAGCAAGGCTGGATGCACGCCAAACTCGCCTTCGTGGCTGCTCTAGTGGCCTATCACGCCTTTTGCTACAGGGTGATGGCTCAGTTGCAGGCCGGTACCTTCAGTTGGAACGGAAAACAGCTGCGGGCACTGAATGAGTTGCCGACACTGCTGTTGGTGATTGTGGTGATGCTGGTGGTGTTTAAAACCCAGTTCCCTACTAGTGCTGCCACCTGGTTCATCGTTGCTTTGGTGGTCTTCATGGCGGGCTCGATTCAGTTTTACGCTCGCTGGCGCCGTCTTCGAGCTGAGGCGGCTGCAGACGAGGCTGCTGCCCACGAAGCTGCAGCACTTAAGGCAGCTAACAGTGTTGCTGGAAACGAAGCCGCCTCCACAGAGGCC